One window of Nicotiana tomentosiformis chromosome 11, ASM39032v3, whole genome shotgun sequence genomic DNA carries:
- the LOC104089732 gene encoding short chain aldehyde dehydrogenase 1-like, producing the protein MKSHVFNCIRLEGKVAFITGGASGIGEAAARLFIKHGAKIVIADIQDDLGQSIIDEIGERGEVSYIHCDVKVEKNVENAVDMAISKYRKLDIMFSNAGIPEELNSTILNIDYDNFKNVIEVNVFGALMCAKHAARVMIPANKGSIIFTSSVASVTHSGVAHTYLASKHAVVGFAKNLGVELGQHGIRVNCVSPFCVATPMLRNGFRIKEKEKTEEFVSEVANLKGTILEAEDVAEAALYLASDESKYISGTNLV; encoded by the coding sequence ATGAAATCACACGTGTTCAACTGTATTAGGCTCGAAGGGAAAGTCGCATTCATAACTGGTGGCGCTAGTGGAATTGGTGAAGCCGCAGCAAGACTTTTCATCAAACATGGTGCAAAAATAGTGATTGCAGACATCCAAGACGATCTTGGCCAATCCATCATTGATGAAATCGGGGAAAGGGGAGAGGTTTCCTACATACACTGTGATGTGAAAGTGGAAAAAAATGTTGAAAATGCAGTGGACATGGCAATTTCCAAATACAGGAAGCTTGACATTATGTTCAGCAATGCTGGAATTCCTGAGGAACTTAATTCCACAATCCTAAATATCGACTATGATAATTTCAAAAACGTAATTGAGGTGAACGTCTTTGGAGCACTCATGTGTGCGAAACATGCTGCCCGTGTGATGATTCCAGCCAATAAAGGAAGCATTATCTTCACTTCCAGTGTTGCCTCAGTCACCCATAGCGGCGTCGCTCACACATATTTGGCATCAAAGCATGCCGTAGTGGGGTTTGCCAAGAATTTGGGTGTGGAATTGGGACAACATGGAATTAGAGTTAATTGTGTTTCTCCATTTTGTGTGGCAACTCCAATGTTGAGGAATGGTTTCAGAATTAAGGAGAAGGAAAAAACTGAAGAATTTGTGTCCGAAGTCGCAAACTTGAAAGGGACAATCTTGGAGGCTGAAGATGTTGCAGAAGCAGCGCTATATCTTGCTAGTGATGAATCCAAGTATATAAGCGGGACGAATCTTGTTTGA